One window of the Streptomyces sp. NBC_00259 genome contains the following:
- the sigK gene encoding ECF RNA polymerase sigma factor SigK produces MSPPDADPDAAERLAKLGLNELLVLVGRGDQDAFVPVYEAVSGPVLGMVRRVLRDPAQSEEVTQDVLVEVWRTAGRFRPEQGSALTWVLTLAHRRAVDRVRSSQARTERERRVALLESGPPFDDVVEQVEINLEQQQVRRCLQALTELQRESVVLAYYHGLTYREVAESLSQPLGTVKARMRDGLMRMRDCLQESEV; encoded by the coding sequence GTGTCGCCACCTGATGCGGATCCCGATGCCGCCGAGCGGCTGGCCAAGCTCGGTCTGAACGAGCTGCTGGTCCTGGTGGGCCGCGGCGACCAGGACGCGTTCGTCCCGGTCTACGAAGCGGTCAGCGGCCCGGTGCTGGGCATGGTGCGACGGGTCCTGAGGGACCCGGCACAGTCGGAGGAGGTGACCCAGGACGTGCTCGTCGAGGTGTGGCGTACCGCCGGCCGGTTCCGGCCCGAGCAGGGCAGCGCCCTGACCTGGGTCCTGACGCTGGCCCACCGGCGCGCGGTGGACCGGGTCCGTTCGTCCCAGGCCCGCACCGAGCGGGAGCGCAGGGTGGCCCTGCTGGAGTCGGGGCCGCCGTTCGACGACGTGGTCGAGCAGGTCGAGATCAACCTCGAACAGCAGCAGGTCCGGCGCTGTCTCCAGGCGCTGACCGAGCTCCAGCGGGAGTCGGTCGTGCTGGCCTACTACCACGGCCTCACCTACCGGGAGGTGGCCGAATCCCTGTCACAGCCGCTGGGCACGGTGAAGGCCCGGATGCGTGACGGGCTGATGCGGATGCGTGACTGTTTGCAGGAGAGCGAGGTGTGA